Proteins from a single region of Pyrus communis chromosome 6, drPyrComm1.1, whole genome shotgun sequence:
- the LOC137737711 gene encoding uncharacterized protein: MGKDAKAGGKGKGKAAGGSEDGGGKGKGKSGKAADGLGTCTYVKARHILCEKQGKINEAYKKLQDGWLENGDKVPPPEFAKLAAEYSECPSGKKGGDLGWFPRGKMAGPFQDVAFATPTGATSAPFKSTHGYHIILCEGRKN, encoded by the exons ATGGGAAAGGATGCGAAGGCAGGAGGAAAGGGGAAGGGAAAGGCGGCGGGCGGCAGCGAAGACGGTGGCGGAAAAGGAAAAGGCAAATCCGGGAAGGCCGCCGATGGGCTAGGCACCTGCACTTATGTGAAAGCAAGGCATATACTTTGTGAAAAGCAGGGCAAAATCAACGAAGCCTACAAGAAGCTGCAGGACGGATGGCTCGAAAACGGCGACAAAGTCCCTCCTCCAGAGTTCGCGAAGCTAGCGGCGGAGTACTCCGAGTGCCCGTCGGGGAAGAAAGGCGGGGATCTTGGGTGGTTCCCTCGGGGGAAGATGGCAGGACCTTTTCAGGATGTTGCTTTCGCTACTCCAACTGGGGCAACCAGTGCGCCTTTCAAATCGAC GCATGGTTACCACATTATCTTGTGCGAAGGCAGAAAGAATTAA